From bacterium HR11, the proteins below share one genomic window:
- the phoU_2 gene encoding Phosphate-specific transport system accessory protein PhoU translates to MSHRAFEERMRELRERLLYMARLVREMVEASVEGLRRGDPRRLDWVLQTEETVNRLEIEIDERCATVLALHQPEARDLRTILMVLKINNDLERIGDHAVNIVGHARALLSQPPVKPLVDIPRMQELACQMLDLALDAFIYGKEDQARRVCRMDDLVDHLRDQVIRELLTYMMQNPAVIDQALRLILISRDLERVADLSTNIAEDVVYMVAGVTIKHHAQEKAAQTSTT, encoded by the coding sequence ATGTCCCATCGGGCCTTTGAAGAGCGCATGCGGGAGCTTCGGGAGCGGCTCCTGTACATGGCCCGGCTGGTCCGGGAGATGGTCGAGGCCAGCGTCGAGGGCCTGCGCCGGGGGGACCCCCGGCGGCTGGACTGGGTCCTCCAGACGGAAGAGACGGTCAATCGGCTGGAGATCGAGATCGACGAGCGGTGCGCCACGGTTCTGGCCCTGCACCAGCCCGAGGCCCGGGACCTGCGGACGATCCTGATGGTCCTGAAGATCAACAACGACCTGGAGCGGATCGGCGACCACGCCGTCAACATCGTCGGCCACGCCCGGGCCCTGCTGAGCCAGCCGCCCGTCAAGCCCCTGGTCGACATCCCCCGGATGCAGGAGCTGGCCTGCCAGATGCTGGACCTGGCCCTGGACGCCTTCATCTACGGCAAGGAGGACCAGGCCCGCCGGGTCTGCCGGATGGATGACCTGGTCGACCACCTCCGGGACCAGGTCATCCGGGAGCTGTTGACCTACATGATGCAGAACCCGGCCGTCATCGACCAGGCCCTGCGGCTGATCCTGATCAGCCGGGACCTCGAGCGGGTCGCCGACCTCTCGACCAACATCGCCGAGGACGTCGTCTACATGGTCGCCGGGGTCACCATCAAGCACCATGCCCAGGAGAAGGCGGCTCAGACGTCCACGACGTAA
- the obg gene encoding GTPase Obg, with protein MFIDVVEIVVKAGDGGNGCVSFRREKYVPRGGPDGGDGGRGGHVFLVADPHLNTLYPFTFQRRFEAPRGQHGRGKNRTGRDGSDLYVRVPVGTVVYDEAGRVLADLVEPGQTALVARGGRGGRGNARFATPTRQAPYIAEPGEPGEQRRLHLELKLLADVGLVGLPNAGKSTLIAAVSSAKPKIAPYPFTTTVPHLGVVFWKHYRRFVMADIPGIIEGAAQGRGLGLQFLRHIERTRLLLLLVDCSELAPDPVQAYQTLLREMRAYAPALLERPRAVVATKQDIAVPDRVERLAIAAAQDQTPFFAISARTGAGLESLMDWVAETLHRTAETAIVEMGHRA; from the coding sequence ATGTTTATCGACGTCGTCGAAATCGTCGTTAAGGCCGGCGACGGAGGGAATGGCTGTGTATCGTTCCGGCGGGAGAAGTATGTCCCCCGGGGAGGGCCCGACGGGGGCGACGGGGGACGGGGCGGCCACGTCTTTCTGGTCGCCGACCCGCACCTGAACACGCTGTATCCCTTCACGTTTCAACGTCGCTTCGAAGCCCCGCGGGGTCAGCACGGCCGGGGCAAAAACCGGACGGGTCGCGACGGGTCGGACCTCTACGTGCGGGTCCCCGTCGGGACGGTCGTTTACGACGAGGCCGGCCGGGTCCTGGCCGACCTGGTCGAGCCGGGCCAGACGGCCCTCGTGGCCCGGGGTGGTCGGGGCGGTCGCGGGAACGCCCGCTTTGCGACGCCGACCCGGCAGGCGCCTTACATCGCCGAGCCGGGCGAACCCGGCGAACAACGGCGCCTCCACCTGGAGCTCAAGCTGTTGGCCGACGTCGGTCTGGTCGGCTTGCCCAACGCCGGGAAGTCGACCCTGATCGCGGCTGTCTCATCGGCCAAGCCGAAAATCGCCCCCTACCCCTTTACGACGACCGTCCCCCACCTGGGCGTCGTGTTCTGGAAGCATTACCGGCGCTTTGTCATGGCCGACATCCCGGGCATCATCGAGGGGGCCGCCCAGGGCCGGGGTCTGGGCCTTCAGTTCCTGCGGCATATCGAGCGGACCCGGCTCCTCCTCCTCTTGGTCGACTGTTCGGAGTTGGCCCCCGACCCGGTCCAGGCCTACCAGACTCTTCTCCGAGAGATGAGGGCTTATGCCCCAGCCCTGCTGGAACGGCCCCGGGCCGTCGTAGCGACCAAGCAAGACATCGCCGTCCCCGACCGGGTCGAGCGCTTGGCGATAGCCGCCGCTCAGGACCAGACGCCGTTCTTCGCCATCTCGGCCCGGACGGGGGCAGGCCTGGAGTCCTTGATGGACTGGGTCGCCGAGACCTTGCACCGGACGGCCGAGACGGCCATCGTCGAAATGGGGCATAGAGCATAG
- the recN gene encoding DNA repair protein RecN gives MLKEVRIRHFGPFEYAEWNLHPAWTVLTGETGAGKSLLIEALQCIAGERAQARWFSPKSPWTEVEAVWEVPRHPQLRRVLEGLGLTEEGDDATLVVRRRIYTDGRQQVWLQGRRSTLKNLQAVMRLFLDICDQWGIARMLSGDVQRAWLDAYGQHDDLLKTVHRLARQIRRHARTLRTAEAPETIRQRLTGMRQEWQELMAADLKPGEDEELERQFQLLSRSLQIQEAVEALVQDLQEGDAPFIQRVRHWQKTLEDLARWAPELASYGPVLDEWRATAQALVFDLVRLRDRAQWDPAEWQRVESRLGFLEHLKRKYRMDYAGLLAYRDRLAQEIEQLERQLSQKDELRAEVERLYRAYREAAVELHHARVRAAQRLSEVATEQVRRLALPDAEIRVEVTEAPLPETWSPDVAVHESGADRVVFQFRSHGGLPLLPLVQVASGGELARAVLALKTVVGRTAWPRTVVFDEVDMGVGGEALEAVGQMLRALAAFDQVITVTHWPQLAAMADDHWQVLKETRAGETVLTLRALTPAERVQEIIRMLGGQAVAPTVRAHAEALLERFRKIS, from the coding sequence ATGCTGAAGGAAGTCCGCATCCGTCACTTCGGGCCCTTTGAATATGCCGAATGGAACCTCCATCCGGCCTGGACGGTCCTGACGGGCGAGACGGGCGCCGGCAAGTCCCTCCTCATCGAGGCCCTCCAGTGCATCGCCGGCGAACGGGCCCAGGCCCGGTGGTTTTCGCCCAAGTCGCCTTGGACCGAAGTCGAGGCCGTCTGGGAGGTCCCCCGCCATCCCCAGCTCCGGCGGGTCCTCGAGGGCCTTGGTCTCACCGAAGAAGGGGACGACGCCACCCTGGTCGTCCGGCGCCGGATTTACACCGACGGTCGTCAGCAGGTGTGGCTTCAGGGACGCCGCTCGACCCTCAAGAACCTGCAGGCGGTCATGCGGCTGTTTTTGGACATCTGCGACCAGTGGGGCATCGCCCGCATGCTCTCGGGCGACGTCCAGCGGGCCTGGCTGGACGCTTACGGCCAGCACGACGACCTCTTGAAGACGGTCCACCGCCTGGCTCGGCAAATCCGTCGGCACGCCCGGACCCTTCGGACGGCCGAGGCGCCGGAGACGATCCGTCAGCGCCTGACGGGGATGCGCCAGGAGTGGCAGGAGCTCATGGCCGCCGACTTAAAGCCGGGCGAAGACGAAGAACTGGAGCGTCAATTCCAACTTCTGAGCCGGTCCCTTCAAATCCAGGAGGCCGTCGAGGCGCTGGTCCAGGACCTTCAGGAGGGGGACGCACCCTTTATCCAGCGGGTTCGTCACTGGCAGAAGACCCTCGAGGACCTGGCCCGGTGGGCGCCGGAGCTGGCCAGTTATGGGCCCGTGCTGGACGAGTGGCGGGCGACGGCCCAGGCCCTCGTGTTCGACCTCGTGCGGCTCCGGGACCGAGCCCAGTGGGACCCGGCCGAGTGGCAACGGGTCGAAAGTCGGCTCGGCTTCCTGGAGCACCTGAAGCGGAAGTATCGGATGGACTATGCAGGCCTCCTGGCATATCGGGACCGACTGGCCCAGGAGATCGAACAGCTCGAGCGGCAACTCTCCCAGAAGGACGAACTCCGGGCCGAGGTCGAACGGCTCTACCGGGCGTATCGGGAAGCGGCCGTCGAGCTCCACCACGCTCGCGTGCGGGCGGCCCAGCGGCTTTCGGAAGTGGCGACCGAGCAGGTCCGTCGGCTGGCCCTGCCGGACGCCGAGATCCGGGTCGAGGTCACCGAGGCCCCCCTCCCCGAGACGTGGTCGCCGGACGTAGCAGTCCATGAATCGGGCGCCGACCGGGTCGTCTTCCAGTTCCGGTCTCATGGCGGGCTTCCCCTGCTTCCCCTCGTGCAGGTCGCCTCGGGCGGGGAACTGGCCCGGGCCGTCTTGGCCTTGAAGACTGTCGTCGGCCGGACGGCCTGGCCCCGGACGGTCGTGTTCGACGAGGTCGACATGGGCGTCGGCGGGGAGGCCCTCGAGGCCGTCGGCCAGATGTTGCGGGCCTTGGCCGCCTTTGACCAGGTCATCACGGTCACGCACTGGCCCCAGTTGGCCGCCATGGCCGACGACCACTGGCAGGTCCTGAAGGAGACCCGGGCGGGTGAGACCGTCCTGACCCTGCGGGCCCTGACGCCGGCCGAGCGGGTCCAGGAAATCATCCGGATGCTGGGCGGTCAGGCCGTGGCGCCGACCGTCCGGGCCCATGCGGAGGCCCTGCTCGAGCGTTTTCGGAAGATTTCGTAA
- the rpmA gene encoding 50S ribosomal protein L27, whose amino-acid sequence MAHKKGQGSSRNGRDSNPKYLGVKRFDGQFVRAGAVLVRQRGTPIKPGRNVGVGRDWTLFAKVDGIVRFEAKGRMGRFVHVLPVDTGAA is encoded by the coding sequence ATGGCCCATAAGAAGGGGCAAGGCAGTTCCCGCAACGGCCGAGACAGCAATCCCAAGTATCTGGGGGTGAAGCGCTTTGACGGCCAGTTCGTCCGGGCCGGCGCCGTCCTGGTCCGGCAACGGGGGACGCCGATCAAGCCGGGCCGGAATGTCGGCGTGGGTCGGGACTGGACCCTGTTTGCCAAGGTCGACGGGATCGTCCGGTTCGAGGCGAAGGGCCGGATGGGCCGTTTCGTCCACGTCCTGCCCGTCGATACGGGTGCGGCGTGA
- the rplU gene encoding 50S ribosomal protein L21: MYAIVEHGGKQYIMRPGRLVRLEKIDQAPGAVVEFTNVYLVRTEDGTVVAAGRPLDYVVKATVRRHERAKKVIVFKKRRKEQYKKKQGHRQWMTVVYVEAIQPRDAG, from the coding sequence ATGTATGCCATCGTGGAGCACGGCGGCAAGCAATACATCATGCGACCCGGCCGTTTGGTCCGCTTGGAGAAGATCGACCAAGCGCCCGGCGCGGTCGTGGAGTTCACGAACGTCTACCTGGTCCGCACCGAGGACGGCACGGTGGTCGCCGCCGGTCGGCCCTTGGACTATGTCGTGAAGGCGACCGTCCGACGGCATGAGCGGGCCAAGAAGGTCATCGTGTTCAAGAAGCGCCGCAAGGAACAGTACAAGAAGAAGCAGGGTCACCGGCAGTGGATGACCGTCGTCTACGTGGAGGCCATCCAGCCCCGGGACGCCGGATGA